A segment of the Bacillus carboniphilus genome:
GTAAAAAACATCCAAACATAACTTATAAAGCTTCCAAAAAACAATAGAATAACTGGCAAATCTTTTATAAGAGATACACAAAAGATTAAAGCTACTCCCATTGATAGTGTTATTAGTGGATTGGATATCCCTATAAAACAACTGTATTTAATATATTGGAAGACTGAGAGACGATGTTGGGCAAGTAGAGGAAATACATACATACTGATAATCCCGACAAGTAAACCAACTGTAAGTAACCCAGCATACAAAGCTAATGAAAGGATACTGTAGTCCATTAACATTACGTATTGAAAATCTATGTACAACATGTAAATGATTCCAATCAAAATTACGCCAAGTAAATTTGAGTTCTTGAATTCTTCAAAGTAGGTTTTTTTAAATGTGTTAAAGATTGGAGGATCTTCGTTGTCGATAATTTTCCTCATAACAGCATGCATTGCTGTAGTTGCTGGAAAAAAACCTAATACAATCCCCCCTAGCAAAGTAAATAAAAACCAGAGACAGTTGATATAAAAAAACTGGGTTATTTTTTGTGAAATTCTATAAAGGCCTCCTGCTAACCCATCCAACTCCACATTGAATCCACCTTTCTGTTAATTCTTTCCTTGACACCGCTTTCAATTAACTAAATAAAATGAATCGACTGAAAATTCTTTCGACAAATTTCATTATACTAGAAGATGGAAATTATTGAAACCAAAATTTAATTTTTTATTATATAGTTTGAATAAAAATTTCAGTTTATGTCACTAAAACCCTGTTATATAGGCAATTAAGAGATACTTTCTTCATTTTACAGCCCTGGTTTTACGAAAAAAATAATTTAAAAAACCTATCATATAAGTAAAATTAATATTCAAAAAAAAAGAGCTCTCCAATTAAATGAAGAGTCTCTTTTTATTATATCTCTATTATTCCTTCACCCCACCAAGCGTCAATCCTTTTACAAAGTGACGTTGGAAGAGAATAAATACAATAATCATTGGAATGGCTGCGATGGCTGCACCACTCATGAGAAGT
Coding sequences within it:
- a CDS encoding YesL family protein; this translates as MELDGLAGGLYRISQKITQFFYINCLWFLFTLLGGIVLGFFPATTAMHAVMRKIIDNEDPPIFNTFKKTYFEEFKNSNLLGVILIGIIYMLYIDFQYVMLMDYSILSLALYAGLLTVGLLVGIISMYVFPLLAQHRLSVFQYIKYSCFIGISNPLITLSMGVALIFCVSLIKDLPVILLFFGSFISYVWMFFTMKIVRQLNTAVVKPREI